The genomic window TAGATTTTCTTTGCTAACCATATTGTCCTCAGGAAGTGGAGACGGAGCAGTACTACAACCTCTTCCAGGAAGTCCTGAGACCTCTTGGCTACGACGGCTACTTCTGCGCCAAGTCTCGCGCGAAACACGTGAGCGAGCGCGATCGGAGGCATGTGGACGGCTGCGCGGTGTTCTACAAGACCGAGAAGTAAGGGCTCAGCGTCGAGGCGATGTTCTTTGCTTTCCCACACGTACCATCGGAGAACCACTGAGCCATagggtttgtttatttttgtcttgGGACTGCTCGACaacgcaatgtttcttttccCCTCAGTTGTAGCCCCTCTGAATGTGTGGACGTCTATAAATAGTTTCTCAAACTATTGCAACAGTTTCTTAAGAggccacacaaacaaagaaagaagGGGCTTTTATTTTATGAATCATGCCATGGTTGTGTTGATGGCTGCCTAGGCCTCAATGGATGCTTCTGGGTTGTTGTTCTTTCTGCAGGTTCACGGTGGTACAGAAACACATGGTAGAGTTCAGCCAGATAGCCCTGGCCAACTCCAACGGCTCAGACGACATGCTTAACAGAGTCATGACCAAAGACAACGTCGGCGTGGCAGTGCTTCTGGAGGTCAATAAGGAAATGTTCACTGGAGGTGAGGAGTGCCTGGTCGCTGTTGAGTACATTGAAGCTCATGGAGAAGTCTCTGGGGATGTTGCCGTTTTCCTGGCTGCAAGATGCTGGATACAAAATGAAGGCTTACACAAAGTCCTCTTGTTCTGTTAACTTCCATTCGATGCCGGTGTTTTACCTTTTCAATCTCTACTCAATACCGCCTGGTTATTTTTCAACATTCTTGTTTCAATTATGACGTCTAACAAACGAGTATCAAGGTTATACACCCTCTTACTTAAAGAATTGAGAGGGTAcattcccttttcttttttacttatttatcatACATTGATATGTATGAtaaatttgtttgttttatgttaaaataaaaatgattgtATTTGGTCATTTTAATTTAGATTTATTTCACCCAATAAAGTAGGATTTTCCAGATGCCTCTATCCCAAACCTTTAAATCTAATATCTTATGAGGATTATTCAGGGAGATCAGGAGCTCTTCCACTCTTTCCCCAGGGCTGAAGCCTGTGGTGGACAGGCAGCTGATCCTGGTGGCCAACACCCACCTGCACTGGGACCCCGAGTACTCGGACGTCAAGCTGATCCAGACTATGATGTTCCTGTCCGAGCTGAAGACCATCGCGGAGAGGGCCTCTGGCGTCTGCTGGGCCCCCACCAATTGTCCCCCCATCCCCATTGTCCTGTGCGCTGACCTCAACTCCCTGCCAGACTCTGGTAGGCTGTGCGGGACCCCAAGTCTATCTGGCTACTGTTTTTATTATGTATAATGCAAGTCATTCGACAAAAAATGTTAAACTGTTAAAAAGTGCCTATGGGCAATGGAAGCACAGGGGCTTGCTAGATCTTGTTTCATATTTTATTACATTGAAACATTTTGTGCAGCAGTGAAGGTCCATTTGGCGATGTGTCGTATGGTACAAAGTCCCACATGTGCGTTATGGGGTCGGTGCATTTGCAACAACGCATTTGAAGCGCACGCCTTCGTGCCGTCCAGGTGTGGTGGAGTACCTGAGCAGCGGAGTGGTGTCAGAGATCCACACGGACCTGAAGCAGCTGACGTACAGCAAGTGCCTGAGCAACTTCAGCTGCTCCGGGAAGAACGGGAAGCCCAACGGCAGCATCACGCACAACTTCCACCTGAAGAGTGCCTACGAGACCAGCCTGATGCCTTTCACAAACTACACCTACTTCTTCAAGGTGCGTCCTCTTTAGGTCCCCCTGTGAAGTGTTGTACTCTAGTCATGAACTAGCTCCCAGAAGTTCTGGACATGGGGATTGTTTTGGAAAGTTAATCAATAGTAATCCCAGAATCGTTAACCTGTCAACCTTTGGGCTACTTAACCACAGTCTTATGTTCAGCAATATTTAATTTGCGtagcaatacaaataaatataggcTAGACATTTCCTGTTGCAGTCTTTGTATGCGTTTGTAGCATAAAGCTTGTGCTCTGTCGTTTTCCCCGCTTTCATGATGCAGAGGGGCTCAGAGCGCTGAGAAGTAAAAGCGCATTGAATAAAAATATGAATTTGCCTCAGCTTTTAAATCATGAGACACAGTGCAACAATGCCCCCTAGTGGCTCAGCTGTGGTAGAAACATCCTAGGATACTACTGTTTCATGCACCCAGTATATTACACAAACTAGGGATggcgaaaatgtaaaatattcttgACCGACCACCGAGCCTCATTAACCGGTTAATACCGGTTAACCGATCAGAATAAAAGGTGCTATTTGAAATAACAGCCATTTCGAACCGCGCCAGCCGCCTGCTATTTCTTAACTCTGCTTATCTCTCTCCCGTTCTGCctccgactcacacacacactcacacactctccgaGTGAGAGGCAGTGGCTCTAACCGCAGCAGAGACCTGTGTTTGAATTGAAACACGAGGCACGCTTACTGCAAGTTGACCGTGTGTAGAGagcgcagccaatcagaagaggGCAGCGTTAGGAGCTCATTTGAAACATTGCCGCGGCTCATTTAAGAAAATGGCAGCGCCGAAGAGACGCCGCTTGTTTAGTTTGGAGGAGACGGAAAAATTTAGTGTGATGGATAGTTTTTTTCACTTCACAAAAAAGATCTTGGAATGAGGATGGCTAACTGTAGTCTTATATTGTTTAGTTTACTGTCCTTAATAATTAAGAGATCATATTCTCCGCCGCTCGCATGCGGGAATAATTAAGACACCGCCAGAGACGCTGTGTCCGTCCAATTTTCAATAAGTCACCTCATCTGATCatctttttgtgtgaagttAAACCAACAGTCCACACTGACcccaaaaaaattgttttaCCGACAAGCGACAAGATTGATCGATTCAAGTTGATACGGTCAACCATCGGTCAAACGGTCATCGGTTAACATCCCTAACAGTCATTAAACAACACATTTAGACATTAGTTATTTTATACAAAATTCAATTTACGTGTGCTCTTGAAAAAGCAATGCAAGACCCTGACATTGCAAGAACCTAGATTAGCCTACTAGACGTTTCAATTAATGAGAGGATGGTTATCGCTGGATGGGTGATTGTTTGGCGTATTTTCATCGCTAGTTAATGTTGCTTagtcaatgttttgtttttttctgatttgggaAATGGAATGGATCACTTGTTCGAATAATTTGATCCAGAGGGCAAAGGTCAGGCCTTTTTACAGAACTTTTCTGGGAGGCATTTCTAACCATGTCTTAATATATTGATGAACCAGGATCTCATTTTAATGCCCTGCCACTCAAAACGCGCCTTCATTTCCCTGCCTTCAGGGCATGATCGACTACATCTTCTTCAGCCAGTCCCACCTGAGCGTCCTGGGCCTGCTGGGGGCCCCTGAGGGCCCCTGGCTGTCCCAGAACATCGTCGGGTGTCCCCACCCGCTGGTGCCCTCCGACCACTTCTCTCTGCTGGTCCAGCTGGAGCTGCACCCGCCCCCGACCCCGCCCCCTGCGACTCGGCCAATCAGACGCCACGGCGGGTTACAGTTCCTACGAAAGGGCAGGTGACAGTTTTTCTGAATTGTAATGGCTTCTTTTTCAATTTAGGCTGCTTTCATCTTAACCTCTTTAACCAACTCCCTCGAATGACCACAATCGGGGGAAAAAATAAATTTTCATGTGTTATTCTTGAGTTTGTTTATaattgcatgtgtatgtgttgctGCAAATACGTGagttttgaatgatgataaAAAGCCTGTCGGACCAAAACCCTGTTGTGTTGGCAGGACACTGAGCCTGCAGGAGGCCCAGGGCTTGGGGAATCCTGTGGGTGCTCTGCTCCATTGGTAAGTACCTGTTCAGAGCTTTTATAAGACAATAACattgtactttattaatcccacgcAGAGACAGGCACAGCAacgttaaaataaaaataagagttGAAACCACAAAAGGTAAAATGGTTACATTGCTAGCTTGTCATTTTCTTGACATAAATCACCCCAGGGTGGTTAAGTACCCTCTGGCCATACGGTTTAGTGTTTTTATGACCAGACATAAAAATAACTATAAATTCTGTGTGGAAAGTTGTCTTAACATTAGtggtatttttattttattgtacagTGCTACTTAACACTGACACAAGTTTCTGGACTGGTTCGCTGAAGAGGTGGAAAGTTCAGTTGGACGGTTGGGACACATTTTCTTGCGCACTTAGTTTTTCTTTTACCTTTCAATGATaccttttttataaatgttcaaAAACGTATGTGAGCCTTTCAAACAGACCATTGCTATATCATGCACTTAAACATGGTGGACGTGTTCAACTAGGCTTTGAAACAGAGTTGGCACGGTAGGAGTggaaacaataaaaacatttttttttaacattaatattaattagTGTCATACAGTACACCTGTGTTCAGCCCTACTGCGCCAGCTCTGTGATAAAGTCATATCAGCAATACCATCAAAAGATAACATTGATTCAACTCAGAACCTCTAAAACTACATGGCAAGCTTAAAGTGGTGCCAGTTGAAGGGATGCATGATGGGATACATGATGGGATACATGATGGGGTTCACGATGTGTATACTTGAAGTTCGGGGGAGGGATAGGGAGGGGGGGTTTAGGGATGTGTAAACCTATTTatgtgaaaaaaagaaataatataTGGGCCCAGGTGCTTTGTTCTCTATATTGCCCGAAGGCAATTCATTTTATTTCCCTTGCACTCTTGCAACCATCTGGTGGCTCTTTATGTTTTGCTttacaaaaatgtaatattagAAGAATTTGTATGGATATATATTTTGTACGTGAAGATTATTTTTTGAGAATTTAATTTGTATGTTAATTACAATTTGTAGTTGGAAGAAATAAGAAAATGTTACCTGAATAAAGGAAATATACTAATGTTAACGGATGAGTTTTGTGTTCCTGTTAACCACTGGGTGTACAGGtgtgctaggtgtgtgtgtgtgtgtgtgtgtgtgtgtgtgtgtgtgtgtgtgtgtgtgtgtgtgtgtgtgtgtgtgtgtgtgtgtgtgtgtgtgtgtgtgtgtgtgtgtgtgtgtgtgtgtgtgtgtgtgtgtgtgtggaccatgAGTGCTAGCAAAGGTAAAGGGATGAATAATAAAGATATTGCCA from Gadus macrocephalus chromosome 4, ASM3116895v1 includes these protein-coding regions:
- the LOC132455812 gene encoding CCR4-NOT transcription complex subunit 6-like isoform X1; the encoded protein is MITMIHPRRTSPDAGPQERRPGKRTAREESARADCRHVLHTNDARGQVAAGPSSPIPEPFVPTSERASGPAAMSDERCPSPTPLKQSTIMSPQDAATGKKSHWSQLEITGGVRHLSSSLWRLSHLTALYINNNHLTSLPPDIACLHRLEYLNVSCNQLCTLPSEIGTVVSLRELHLNENKLSVLPFELGNLFQVHTLGIEGNPLSDDIYILHQEPEGTRKVLNYLLDSLPVGPLQPFLRPWVTVKPRNQLISTAALTVMCYNVLCDKYATQQMYGYCPSWALSWEYRKKGIVEEITAGDADIISLQEVETEQYYNLFQEVLRPLGYDGYFCAKSRAKHVSERDRRHVDGCAVFYKTEKFTVVQKHMVEFSQIALANSNGSDDMLNRVMTKDNVGVAVLLEVNKEMFTGGLKPVVDRQLILVANTHLHWDPEYSDVKLIQTMMFLSELKTIAERASGVCWAPTNCPPIPIVLCADLNSLPDSGVVEYLSSGVVSEIHTDLKQLTYSKCLSNFSCSGKNGKPNGSITHNFHLKSAYETSLMPFTNYTYFFKGMIDYIFFSQSHLSVLGLLGAPEGPWLSQNIVGCPHPLVPSDHFSLLVQLELHPPPTPPPATRPIRRHGGLQFLRKGRTLSLQEAQGLGNPVGALLHCAT
- the LOC132455812 gene encoding CCR4-NOT transcription complex subunit 6-like isoform X2; translated protein: MSDERCPSPTPLKQSTIMSPQDAATGKKSHWSQLEITGGVRHLSSSLWRLSHLTALYINNNHLTSLPPDIACLHRLEYLNVSCNQLCTLPSEIGTVVSLRELHLNENKLSVLPFELGNLFQVHTLGIEGNPLSDDIYILHQEPEGTRKVLNYLLDSLPVGPLQPFLRPWVTVKPRNQLISTAALTVMCYNVLCDKYATQQMYGYCPSWALSWEYRKKGIVEEITAGDADIISLQEVETEQYYNLFQEVLRPLGYDGYFCAKSRAKHVSERDRRHVDGCAVFYKTEKFTVVQKHMVEFSQIALANSNGSDDMLNRVMTKDNVGVAVLLEVNKEMFTGGLKPVVDRQLILVANTHLHWDPEYSDVKLIQTMMFLSELKTIAERASGVCWAPTNCPPIPIVLCADLNSLPDSGVVEYLSSGVVSEIHTDLKQLTYSKCLSNFSCSGKNGKPNGSITHNFHLKSAYETSLMPFTNYTYFFKGMIDYIFFSQSHLSVLGLLGAPEGPWLSQNIVGCPHPLVPSDHFSLLVQLELHPPPTPPPATRPIRRHGGLQFLRKGRTLSLQEAQGLGNPVGALLHCAT